TTGGGGATCTGCGCTTTACCGTGATCGACACGGCGGGGCTTGAAGAGGCCACCGATGACTCGCTTCAGGGGCGGATGCGGCGGCTGACCGAGCGGGCCGTGGATATGGCCGACATTTGCCTGTTTATGATCGACGCGCGGGCCGGGGTGACGCCGGCGGATGAGGTGTTTGCCGATATCCTGCGCAAACGGTCGGCGCATGTGATTTTGGCGGCCAACAAGGCCGAAGGGTCGGCCGCAGATGCCGGGGTTTACGAGGCGTTCGGGCTGGGGCTGGGCGAGCCGGTGCGGCTCTCGGCTGAGCATGGTGAGGGGCTGAACGAGCTTTACTCGATGTTGATGCCGCTGGCGGATGAATTTGACAAACGGGCGGCATTGGATGCGCCCGAAACCGAGGTTGAGCTGTCCGAAGAAGAGGCCGAGGAAGGCGCGGAGGAGGCGGTGCCGGTTCCGACCAAATCCAAGCCCTTGCAGATGGCCGTTGTCGGGCGGCCCAACGCGGGAAAATCGACGCTTATCAATCAGATGCTCGGCGAAGACCGGTTGTTGACCGGGCCGGAAGCGGGGATCACGCGGGACGCGATTTCGCTGTCGGTGGACTGGGGCGGATTGCCGGTGCGGGTGTTTGACACGGCCGGTATGCGCAAGAAGGCCAAGGTGCAGGACAAGCTGGAAAAGCTGAGTGTGTCTGATGGCTTGCGGGCGGTAAAATTTGCCGAAGTGGTGGTTGTTCTGCTGGATGCGGCGATCCCGTTTGAGCAGCAGGATTTGCGGATTGCCGACCTTGCCGAGCGCGAAGGGCGCGCGGTGGTTGTGGCGGTCAACAAATGGGACATCGAGGACGAAAAACAACAGAAACTCAGGGACTTGAAGGAAGCTTTTGATAGGTTGCTTCCACAGTTGCGCGGCGCGCCTTTGATCACTGTTTCGGCCAAGACGGGGCGCGGGATGGACCGGCTTCGCGAGGCGGTTTTGCGCGCCTATGAGGTGTGGAACCGCCGGGTGAGCACGGCCCAGCTTAACAGATGGTTAACCGGGATGGTCGAAGCCCATCCGCCGCCCGCACCGCAAGGCAAGCGCATCAAGCTGCGTTATATGACCCAAGCCAAGACCCGGCCGCCGGGGTTTGTTGTTATGTGCTCGCATCCCGATAAAATGCCGGACAGTTACACCCGCTATTTGGTTAACGGGCTGCGCGAGAGTTTCGACATGCCGGGCGCGCCGATCCGGCTTTATATGCGCTCGCAGAATGACAAGAACCCCTATAAGGGCCGCAAGAAAGCGGTCCCTCAAAGCTTAGAAAACACACGCAGGGGCGCCGCAGTTAGCGCATAGTCCCGATATTGGACAAAATTAGTTTACAAAGCCCTTCTTTTGCGTGCGAAATGGGGGGCGCGGGCCGTATTTCCGCGGCAAGCAGGGTTGCTGGTTAAGCGTATGTAATTTAGCATTTTCTGACGGACGAATGATCGCCTGCTGGGGAATTAACCAGGCGTGGACCGGAAATTTGGAACGGTTAGAAAAATGAATATTCGACAATTTACAAGGGGTTACACCCAGAAGAACGATGCCGTCGCGTGGTGGCATCTGGCGGTCACGATGCTTGGCTATGGGCTGAGTATTTCGCTGGCGATAACCTATGCAACGGTGTGGTGGGCGGTTGTGCCGCTGACGGTTGTGGCGGGGCTGTTTGGGGTCCGGGTTTACATGATCCAGCATGATTGCATGCACCGGGCGTTTTTTGCGTCGCGGCGGATGAATGATGTGCTGGGAGAGGCGCTCTCTCCGATCTCGCTCAGCCCTTATGTGGCGACGCGGTATAACCACAATCTGCACCATGCGCATGTTGGTGATCTGGACCATCGCGAGGCGTTCGAGATCGACATCATGACGGTCGAGGAATTTCGCGCAGCGCCGCTGTTGCGCCAGCTTTGGTATCGGTTTTATCGCAGCCCCTTTACGCTTTTGGTGGTGGGGCCTTTTGTGCTCTATCTGGTGCTGCGGCGCTTTCCGAGAAATGGAATAAAAACAGGCGTTTACTGGGTTATCCTACATGATGCGATGGTGCTGGGATATGTCGCGATGCTCTATGCTCTGGCCGGTTGGGCCGGGGTTTTTGTGCTGCTCGGCTCGATCTATGTAGGGGCAACTTTTGGCGCGATCATCCCCTATGTGGTGCATAATTTCGAGCAGGTGTATTGGGGGCGCAAGCCGGACTACACCTATGAAAAAGGCGCGCTTGAGGGCTCGTCAGTGCTGCGGTTTGGCGGGGTTTTCGACTGGCTCACGCTGAACATTGCTTACCACGATCTGCATCATCTGAACGCCAATATCCCGTGCTATAACCTTAAGCGGTGTTTTGAGGAATCCGGCGATTTGCTGGAGAGTTACGAGATCGGATTTCGCGAAGCGATGAGCTGTTACGGTTGGAAGCTTTATGACGAGCAGAAGGGCCGGATGGTGGGGTTCGCTGCGGCGCGGCGGGACGTCAGGCAAATGGTTAACACGCCCGCAGAATGAATGCGTTTTTCGCATGGATTAACCTTAACACTTCGGCGGATGCGGGGGTGACATCCGGCTGACTCTCGGCTGACATCCGGCTGCCGTTGAAAAGGTTAACGCTGTTTGAGCGAGTCGGAGGCGGTTTATGACCGCAGCGCGCGCAGGGTTAAGCCAGCGGTAAGCACTGCGCCCAAGGATGCGAGTGTCAAAACCGGTGTGTTCATCGGCGCGGAATTGGCGACGATGACACCGATCAGTGCCCAGAGAACGCCGCCGAGGTAAGCCGCGCTATTGGGGCGCAGCAGGTGGATCGACACCGTAATAGTGAGAGCGAGCGCCAGCGCGAGGAGCGCGGCAGTGGTGGCCCCGGTCACGCCGTAGCCCGCCAACATCAGCCCGACCGAGACCGAAGAGGCCGCGGTGAGCCAACCGGCATAAAGCCCGATCGGTTCGCGCAGCCAGAGGCGCTCGTCATTGCCCGCGCGCAGAAGCGCGGCGAGGGCGGTGGCGAGCATGAAGAAGATCAGAGCGGTCGCCCAAGGCACCGAGACCTGTGCAATGGCGAGCCAGAAGATGCCCGAGCCGAGGCTGAGGATCAGGGCAGGGCGCATCGCCTGCCAATCCGGTGAGGCGGGGTGTTTGACGAGGCCGATGGCCGCGCCGACGATAAGCCACAGATAGATCAGCCCCCAGATCGAGAAGGCATAGCCCGCAGGTTGCACCGGTGGGTCGTCTTGGGGGATGGGGAATTGCCCCGCTTCGAACCCGTTGAAGCCGGACGACAGGAAGGGAGAAAGCGCAAAGCCGACGGCCACGAGAAGGGTGAGGAGGGGCAGCGGTTTCGTCATCGGGAATCCTTTGATTGGACATCGGCCAGAAGGTGCCGATTTGAGGGCTAACGCCTTGGGGGCATGCAAAGTTCCCTTGCGCGGATCATTGGTTTCGTCAATATCGCCTGCGAAGGTAATATCGCCTTTGGTGAGTCGGCGTAAGGCTGGCTTTGGAGTTCTTCTTAAAATGAAAAAAGCTATCGTGTTGCTTGGTGCTTCGGCGCTGGTGGCGTCTTTTGCTGTGGCTGCTGTTGCGGCCACGCCGGAAGATGTGGACGGGAACGGCGTGTTCTCGATGGAAGAAATGGTGGCGGCCTATCCGGGGCTGACCGAGGATCAGTTTCTTGAGATCGACCTTGATGAAAGCGGCGACATTGACGAGGGTGAGTTGATCGCGGCGATCGAGGAAGGCGTGCTCGAAGAGTAAGCGTTTCCTGATGGGGTCTATGCCCTATTTGGACCAGTCGTAAGGTGGCCCCCGGTTTAGCGCCGGGGGCTTTTTGTTTGAGGGCGACTGGCTTTGAGTGTGACTGGCTTTAAAGGCGACGGGCCCGGAACAAGGCCGGAGGCCGCCGGGCCATCGTCAGCCCCTCCCATGGGCTGACGATTGGGTTGGGTCG
This genomic window from Rhodobacteraceae bacterium D3-12 contains:
- the der gene encoding ribosome biogenesis GTPase Der, translated to MSFTLAIVGRPNVGKSTLFNRLVGKRLALVDDQPGVTRDLREGAARLGDLRFTVIDTAGLEEATDDSLQGRMRRLTERAVDMADICLFMIDARAGVTPADEVFADILRKRSAHVILAANKAEGSAADAGVYEAFGLGLGEPVRLSAEHGEGLNELYSMLMPLADEFDKRAALDAPETEVELSEEEAEEGAEEAVPVPTKSKPLQMAVVGRPNAGKSTLINQMLGEDRLLTGPEAGITRDAISLSVDWGGLPVRVFDTAGMRKKAKVQDKLEKLSVSDGLRAVKFAEVVVVLLDAAIPFEQQDLRIADLAEREGRAVVVAVNKWDIEDEKQQKLRDLKEAFDRLLPQLRGAPLITVSAKTGRGMDRLREAVLRAYEVWNRRVSTAQLNRWLTGMVEAHPPPAPQGKRIKLRYMTQAKTRPPGFVVMCSHPDKMPDSYTRYLVNGLRESFDMPGAPIRLYMRSQNDKNPYKGRKKAVPQSLENTRRGAAVSA
- a CDS encoding fatty acid desaturase, with protein sequence MNIRQFTRGYTQKNDAVAWWHLAVTMLGYGLSISLAITYATVWWAVVPLTVVAGLFGVRVYMIQHDCMHRAFFASRRMNDVLGEALSPISLSPYVATRYNHNLHHAHVGDLDHREAFEIDIMTVEEFRAAPLLRQLWYRFYRSPFTLLVVGPFVLYLVLRRFPRNGIKTGVYWVILHDAMVLGYVAMLYALAGWAGVFVLLGSIYVGATFGAIIPYVVHNFEQVYWGRKPDYTYEKGALEGSSVLRFGGVFDWLTLNIAYHDLHHLNANIPCYNLKRCFEESGDLLESYEIGFREAMSCYGWKLYDEQKGRMVGFAAARRDVRQMVNTPAE
- a CDS encoding EF-hand domain-containing protein; this translates as MKKAIVLLGASALVASFAVAAVAATPEDVDGNGVFSMEEMVAAYPGLTEDQFLEIDLDESGDIDEGELIAAIEEGVLEE